From Rhodopseudomonas palustris:
CCCTGCTGGAAACGAACCAGCGGATTGCGCGAGCGCTGCTTGGCGTCGAGGCTGCCGTGATGCACGTGCGGCTTCAGCAGATACTTCGCCATCGTCGGCACCAGCGTGCGCGACAGGATGAACGACCAGATCATCGCGAACATCACCGCTTCGGCCATCGGCACGAACAGGAAGCGCGCCACGCCCTCGAGGAAGAACATCGGCACGAACACGATGCAGATGCACAGCAGCGAGACGAAGGCCGGCGTCACGATCTGCCGGGCGCCGTCCATGATCGACGTCTCGACCTCCTTGCCCTGCTCCAGATGCCAGTTGATGTTCTCGATCGTCACCGTGGCGTCATCGACCAGAATGCCGACCGCGAGCGCGAGGCCGCCGAGGGTCATGATGTTCAGCGTCTCGCCGATCGCCGACAGCATCACGATGGCGCCGAGCACCGACAGCGGAATCGACACCGCGATGATGATCGTCGAGCGCCAGCTGCCGAGGAACAGCAGGATCATCACGCTGGTCAGCAGCGCGGCGATCACGCCCTCGACCGCGACGCCTGTGATGGCGCCGCGCACGAACACCGACTGGTCGCCAATGAAGGCGATCTTCAGTTGTTCGGGCAACGCGTCCTTGACCTCGGCGACCTTGCGCTTGATGCCCGAAATGATGTCGAGCGTCGACACCGCTCCCGCCTTCAGCACCATCATCAGCACCGAACGGTTGCCGTCGACGTGGACGATGTTGGTCTGCGGCGGATTGCCGTCGCGCACCGAGGCGACGTCGCGCACATAGACCATCGCGCCGTTGACCGCCCTGATCGGCAGATTGCCGAGATCGGCCATTTGCTTCGGCGAGTTGTTAAGCTGGATGACGTATTCGAACTCGCCGATCTTCTGAGTGCCGACCGGGGTGATCAGGTTCTGCGCGGCCAGCGCGTTGGCGACGTCCTGCCCGGACAGGCCGCGGGCCTGCAGCGCGGCGGGGTCGAGGTCGATCTGGACCTGACGCTGCTTGCCGCCGAACGGCCACGGGATCGCCGCGCCCGGCACGGTGACGAGCGGCGTGCGGAGCTGATTGATGGCGAGGTCGGCGAGGTTCTGCTCGGTCAGCCCGTCGCCGGACAGCGCAAGCTGGATGATCGGCACCGTCGAGGCCGAGTAGTTCAGGATCAGAGGCGGCGTCGCGCCGGGCGGCATCTGCCTCAGCATCGTCTGCGAGATCGCCGTCACCTGGGCGTTGGCGGTGCGGATGTCGACGTTGGGCTGGAAGAAGATCTTGACGATACCGAAGCCGTTATACGAATTGGCGACGATGTGCTCGATGTCGTTGACCGTGGTGGTCAGCGCGCGCTGGAACGGCGTGGTCATGCGGCCGGCCATCTGGTCCGGCGGCAGGCCGGTGTATTGCCAGACCACGCCGATCACCGGGATGCGGATTTCGGGGAAGATGTCGGTGGGCGTGCGCAATGCGGCGAGCGGACCGATGATCAGCAGGAGCAGCGCGAGCACCACGAAGGTGTAGGGCCGGCTCAGTGCGATGCGGACCAGCGATATCATCCGTCAGGCCGTTCCCGATGCTGTCGTCGATGACGGCGACCCTGCCGCGATGTCTGATCTACCTGAACGCACCCGGGGTCGCCAAGCTGTTGCAACGCACAAGCTCCCTGCAGAGATCGAATAGCAGCGTATTTCGGCCGGTCGCGGATGGATGGTCACGACAGAGTGATCGCAAGCGGAGAGAGTCCGGGACGGCCCGCCGCCGATCACGAGAGCGGAGCGTGGAAGCCGAGGGAACTCGCGGATGCGTCAGCGCGGCCGCGGGTCGCCGAAGCATGAAGTTCGGCGGACCGGCGATCTTCCGTCATCTGGCTCGAATTCCACGTCGCGACACAACGACGTCTTGGAGTTCACAGCGTAGGGCGCGAACCAGCCGAGTCCGTCCAGCGTCACGCCGCGCGGCCGATATTCGGCGCCGACGAAGCCGGCATAGCCGAGCCGGTCGAGTTCGTCGAACAGGAAGGGATAGTTCAATTCCTCGCCGTCCGGTTCGTGACGCGACGGCACGCTGGCGATCTGGATGTGGCCGATGATCGGCATCATCTCGCGCAGCCGCATCACGACGTCGCCGTGCAGGATCTGGCAGTGATAGATGTCGAACTGCAGCTTGAGGTTCGGGATCTGCAATTCGCGGATCAGGTCACGGGCGAAGGCGAAATCGCCGAGGAAATAGCCCGGCACGTCGCGCGTGTTGAGCGGCTCGATCAGCACATCGATGCCGTGCGGCGCAAAGAAATGCGCCGCCACCGCGAGTGATCGGCGAAACGCCAGCGCCGCTTCGCCGTCGTGGCGATCGGCGATCCCGGCCATCAGATGCACGCGTTTCGCGCCGGTCGCCAGCGCATAGGGCAGCGCGGTGTGCAAGCTCTGCTGTAGCTCTGCGAACTTCTCCGGCCGCGCCGCAAACCCCTTTTCGCCGGCCGCCCAGTCGCCGGGCGGCAGATTGAACAGCGCCTGCGTGAGGTGATTGCGCCTCAATCGCTCGGCGATGTCGTCGGGCCTGTGCTCATAGGGAAACAGAAACTCCACCGCGGAGAACCCGGCTGCGGCTGCGGCATCGAAGCGATCGAGAAACGGGTGCTCGGTGAACATCAGGCTGAGATTGGCGGCAAAGCGCGGCATGTTGAGCGTCCCTCGGCATCCTTGGAGGCTCAAGAGATACGATGAATTTCAGCATCCGTCATCGCGAGCACAGCGAAGCAATCCAGGACCAGATGCACGGGACATCTGGATTGCTTCGTCGCTCTGCGCCTTGCAATGACGCGGAGCGATGGAGACTCAACTCGGAGGCAAAACCCGCAGCAAACTCAGCTAAAGGCCCAGATATGCTTTGCGGACGTCCGGATTGTCCATCAGCTCGGCGGATTTGCCCTGCATCAGCACCCTGCCCGTCTGCAGGATGTAGGCGCGGTCGGCGATTTCGAGGCATTCGGCCATGCGCTGCTCGACGATCAGAACGGTCATGCCGGCGTCGCGGATCTTCTTCACCGACTGAAAGATCTCGCTGACCAGCTTTGGCATGATGCCCTGCGACGGCTCGTCGAGCATCAACAGCCGCGGCCGCGTCATCAGCGCGCGACCGATCGCCAGCATCTGCTGTTCGCCGCCGCTCAATGTCTCGGCGCGCTGTTCGAGCCGTTCCTGCAGGCGCGGAAACAGACTGAAGACGAACTCGAGCGGCTGCTCGCGGTCCGGCTTGCCGCGGAACAGATAGCTGCCGAGCCGCAGATTGTCGTGCACCGACAGCCGCGGAAACAGCCTGCGGTTCTCCGGCACGTAAGCGATGCCGCGCGCGGTGATCAGGTGCTGCGCGGTGCCGTCGATGCGTTCGCCGTCGAACGACACCTGTCCGGAACGCGGACGCTCGGCGCCGGCGATCGATTTCAGCAGCGTCGACTTGCCCGCGCCGTTGGCGCCGGCGACGCAGACGATCTCGCCCTTCTCGACCTCGATCGAGACCTGCGAAATCGCGACCAGCCCCTGATAGGCCGTGGTGATCTCACGCACCGACAGCATGGCGATCCCCAAGATAGGCAGTGATGACTTTCGGATCCCGCACGACGTCCGCCGGCTCGCCTTCGACCAGCACCTTGCCGAGATCGAGCACGATAGCGCGATCGACCAGCGGCATCACGATTTCCATGACGTGTTCGACCATCAGCACGGTGACGCCGGTGTCACGGACACGGCGCACCAGTTCGACGCCGGTCTGCGCCTCGGTCGGCGTCAGCCCGGTCAGCACCTCGTCGAGCAGCAGTAGCTTCGGCTCGGTGGCGAGCGCGCGCGCGACCTCGAGCCGGCGCTTTTCGGACGGGATGAGCTGGTTCGCCAGCACGTCGGCGCGGGCGTCGAGGCCGCAGAAGGCCAGCACTTCGTGCGCCTTGCGGCGCGCTTCGCGCATCACCGTGGTGCGGATCAGCGCGCCGACGATGACGTTGTCGATCACCGTCATCGACTCGAAACTCTTCACCACCTGGAAGGTGCGGGCGATGCCGCGCGCGCAACGCGCGGTAGCGGGAAGTTTCGTCACGTCCTCGCCGTCGAAAATGATCGAGCCCTGGGTCGGCGGCAGCACGCCGGCGATCAGGTTGAACAGCGTCGATTTGCCGGCGCCGTTCGGGCCGATCAGCCCGACGATCTCACCACGGCCGACCGAGATCGACACGTCGCTGTTGGCGATCAGACCGCCGAAGCGCTGCCACACGCCGCGGGTCTCGAGCAAGGGCACGGTCATCGCGGCGCTCCCTTCGAGGCGGGTCGCCGCGAGAACAATCCGATCAGCCCCTCCGGCCGCGCCAGCGAGATCAGCACGATCACGGTGCCGTAGAGAATGAGATCGACGCCCCGTCCGGAGCCGCCGATGAAGGAGCGCGTCAATTCGGTCAGCGGGATCAGGATCACGGCGCCGAGCACCGGCCCCCACAGCGTGCCGATGCCGCCGAGCACCGCCGGCAGCGCCATCAGCAGCGAGAACTGGAACGTCATCACGCTTTCGGGATCGATGTAGGACACGAACATCGCATAGAAGGCTCCTCCGATCGCGGTGAGGAAGGCGGACACCGCGGCGGCGCCCATCTTGGAGTTGAACACCACCACGCCGAGGCTTTCAGCGGCTTCCGGATTGTCCTTCACCGCGCGCCACCAATAGCCCCATTTCGAGTTCTCCAGCCACCACGTCACCAGCCAGGCGACGCAGCAGAACACCAGGGCGAAGTAGTAGTAGGGCAGCTTGCTGCGGGTGAACTGGAATTTGGCCCAACTGTCGCCGCGCACCGGGATGTCGATGCCGAGCGCAGCTCCGGCCCAGTCCCAGTTGTGGAACAGCAGGAAGCCGATTTCGGCGATCACGATGGTGGCGATGACGAAATAATGCCCGCGCAGCCGGAAGGTCGGATAGCCGAGCGCCAGTGCGATCACCGCCGAGATCAGGCCGCCGCCGAGCATCCCGAACCACGGCAGCACGCCGAATTTGGTGAACAGCAGCGCCGTGGTGTAGGCGCCGAGCCCGAAATACAATGCGTGGCCCAGCGAAATCTGGCCGCAATAGCCACCGAGGATGTTCCAGGCCTGCGACAGCGCCGCATACATCAGGGTCAGCACCATGATGTTCTGGACGTAGACGTCCTTGACGAACAGCGGCACCAGCGCCGCGATACAGGCGAGCACGGCGGCGACGATGAGGTCGCGGCGGCGGCGTTTGGCGTGTGCCTGGTCCATCAGATCGATCCGAACAGGCCACGCGGCCGAATGAAGACGACGAGCAAATAGACGGCGTAGATGCCGACCGCTTTCAGCGACGGCGGCATGATCAGCGCGGTGGTGGCCTCGACGAGGCCGACGATGATGCCGCCGGCGAACGCGCCGAATACGCTGCCGAAGCCGCCCAGCGCCACGGTGACATAGGCGATCAGCGCGAACGAGGCGCCGACGTCGGGATAGATGTAGAAGAACATCGCCATCACCGCGCCGGCAAGGCCGACCAGCGCAGAGCCGAGCCCCCAGCCGAGCGCGAACACCCGGTTCTTGTCGATGCCGACCAGCGCCACCGCGCCGGCATCCTCACGGGTCGCCTCCAGCGCGCGGCCGAAATCGGTCTTCTTGATGAAGAAGTACAGCGCGCCGAACGCCGCCAGCGACACCAGCGCGCCGACAAGTTGCGGCACCGGCAGGAATATGCCGCCGAACGAGATCGTCTTGCCGCCGAGCCAGGAGACGTTGATGCTGCGATAGTCCGGCGTGAAGAAATACTGCGCCAGGCCGCGCATCAGAATGGCGAGGCCGAAGGTGGTGAAGATCTGCACCATGCCGATATTGGCTTTCGCCCGCATCGCGAAGCGAATGATGAACAAGTAAGCGACCGCTCCGAAGACGAACATCGCCGCACCTACCAGCGGCGCGGAGAGCAACGGGTCGATCGCGAAGAAGGCGAACAGGAAGAACGAGATGTACATCGCCAGCATCAGGAATTCGCCGTGGGCGAAATTGGTGACGTCCATCAGGCCGAAGATCAGAGCCAGCCCGACCGCGACCAGGCCATACAGCAGCCCCATCAGCAGGCCGCTGGCCAGGGATTGGATGATGGTTGCGGTGGTCAAAGGCAAAGCTCCTGAACAAGAAGAAGCGGGCTGCCGTCATTGCGAGGAGCGAAGCGACGAAGCAATTCAGCGGCGCCGTACTCGGAGCTTCTGGATTGCTTCGCTGCGCTCGCAATGACGACGAACAGCGGCGAGCCGTCGCCTACGGCATCGGCCAGATCGCCTCGGCGACCGCGGCCTGTTCCGGGAAGATCGTCACGAACTTGCCGCCGACATATTGCAGCAGTACCGGGTCGGCGAAGGTGTTCTGGCCTTCGGCGTCGAATTTCACCTGCTTCCACGGCATGATGGTCTTGTCGCCCGGCATGTCGGTCGCGACCAGCGCCTCGCGGATCTTCTCGCCGTCGGTCGACTTGGCGCGGTTGATCGCATCGGCCATCACGATCAGGCCCATGAACTGCCGCGACGAATAGTCGTTGAAGTCCTTGCCGGACCTCTCCTTGTACATGTCGTTGATCTTGCCGACCATCGGCCGCTTGGCCGCGAGGTCGAGCGAGAACGAGCCGCGCGAGATCACGCCCGGGATCTTGTCACCGACCGCATCGTACAGCGCCTTCTCGGAGAAGCCGGCGTCCTGCGCGACGATGTTCTTGGCCTTGTAGCCGAGTTCGCCCATGGTGCGGATCAGCAGAATGCCGTCGGTGGTGTAGCTCGACGGCATCAGCACGTCGGCGTCGGCGGCCTTGAGCTGCTGCACCTCGGCGGTCAGCGACGGCGAGTTGGCGCGATACTTGATGTCGGCG
This genomic window contains:
- a CDS encoding ABC transporter ATP-binding protein yields the protein MLSVREITTAYQGLVAISQVSIEVEKGEIVCVAGANGAGKSTLLKSIAGAERPRSGQVSFDGERIDGTAQHLITARGIAYVPENRRLFPRLSVHDNLRLGSYLFRGKPDREQPLEFVFSLFPRLQERLEQRAETLSGGEQQMLAIGRALMTRPRLLMLDEPSQGIMPKLVSEIFQSVKKIRDAGMTVLIVEQRMAECLEIADRAYILQTGRVLMQGKSAELMDNPDVRKAYLGL
- a CDS encoding ABC transporter ATP-binding protein, with amino-acid sequence MTVPLLETRGVWQRFGGLIANSDVSISVGRGEIVGLIGPNGAGKSTLFNLIAGVLPPTQGSIIFDGEDVTKLPATARCARGIARTFQVVKSFESMTVIDNVIVGALIRTTVMREARRKAHEVLAFCGLDARADVLANQLIPSEKRRLEVARALATEPKLLLLDEVLTGLTPTEAQTGVELVRRVRDTGVTVLMVEHVMEIVMPLVDRAIVLDLGKVLVEGEPADVVRDPKVITAYLGDRHAVGA
- a CDS encoding branched-chain amino acid ABC transporter permease, with product MDQAHAKRRRRDLIVAAVLACIAALVPLFVKDVYVQNIMVLTLMYAALSQAWNILGGYCGQISLGHALYFGLGAYTTALLFTKFGVLPWFGMLGGGLISAVIALALGYPTFRLRGHYFVIATIVIAEIGFLLFHNWDWAGAALGIDIPVRGDSWAKFQFTRSKLPYYYFALVFCCVAWLVTWWLENSKWGYWWRAVKDNPEAAESLGVVVFNSKMGAAAVSAFLTAIGGAFYAMFVSYIDPESVMTFQFSLLMALPAVLGGIGTLWGPVLGAVILIPLTELTRSFIGGSGRGVDLILYGTVIVLISLARPEGLIGLFSRRPASKGAPR
- a CDS encoding branched-chain amino acid ABC transporter permease, which codes for MTTATIIQSLASGLLMGLLYGLVAVGLALIFGLMDVTNFAHGEFLMLAMYISFFLFAFFAIDPLLSAPLVGAAMFVFGAVAYLFIIRFAMRAKANIGMVQIFTTFGLAILMRGLAQYFFTPDYRSINVSWLGGKTISFGGIFLPVPQLVGALVSLAAFGALYFFIKKTDFGRALEATREDAGAVALVGIDKNRVFALGWGLGSALVGLAGAVMAMFFYIYPDVGASFALIAYVTVALGGFGSVFGAFAGGIIVGLVEATTALIMPPSLKAVGIYAVYLLVVFIRPRGLFGSI